The following are from one region of the Trichoderma breve strain T069 chromosome 5, whole genome shotgun sequence genome:
- a CDS encoding putative serine dehydratase domain-containing protein, whose protein sequence is MHRHCKSLLDAVEYLGVDFRAHVKTHKTLEGVRLQAGEGNKDVRLVASTVAEIEFLQPLLHEFMESGRQVNVLYGIPLPPSQVDRLAAIGRRLGQGTISVMIDHVSQLSHVVRFAEQASFPAGVYLKVDTGYHRAGLPPSGLNKDDLVSRLINLDNEGKINFIGLYSHSSLSYNDSTAKQAMANLGGELTGCLDALEKNAHLFSSDKEITISVGASPQTLHKVVTERHCGFRTKLELHAGVYSLLDVQQFSTHSRAHLGDYEDEIAISVMAEVCSVYNDGERQQPEALLAVGVLGLGREPCAAYEGWGIIDRDAYSPDTPNLDRRLIVKRVSQEHCIVSWGLTKGHDDENSQQPIPLEVGQTVRIYPNHACITGALYGWYYVVDSSEDGHRVVDVWERANGWKMPIAM, encoded by the exons ATGCATCGGCACTGCAAATCTCTACTAGATGCTGTAGAGTATTTAGGTGTAGACTTTCGGGCCCATGTCAAGACACACAAG ACTCTGGAAGGAGTTCGCCTGCAAGCTGGGGAAGGGAACAAAGATGTTCGACTCGTAGCATCAACCGTTGCTGAAATTGAGTTTCTACAACCGTTGTTACACGAATTTATGGAAAGTGGCCGCCAGGTCAATGTCCTTTACGGCATCCCTTTGCCACCCTCCCAGGTTGACCGCCTGGCAGCTATCGGTCGGCGGCTGGGTCAAGGCACCATTTCTGTCATGATTGATCACGTATCCCAGCTCAGTCATGTGGTTCGCTTTGCAGAGCAAGCCTCTTTTCCAGCTGGAGTCTACTTGAAGGTCGACACAGGCTACCACCGAGCAGGCCTACCTCCTTCAGGTCTCAACAAGGACGACTTGGTTTCAAGGCTGATTAACCTTGACAATGAAGGCAAAATAAACTTCATTGGGCTTTACTCGCACAGTAGTCTCAGCTACAATGACTCCACCGCCAAGCAAGCAATGGCCAATCTCGGAGGCGAACTCACCGGCTGTCTTGATGCGCTCGAAAAAAATGCGCACCTGTTCTCGAGTGACAAAGAAATAACCATCAGTGTCGGAGCCTCGCCGCAG ACTTTGCACAAGGTCGTGACCGAAAGACACTGTGGATTTCGCACCAAACTTGAACTTCACGCTGGTGTATACTCTCTGCTCGATGTTCAACAGTTTTCTACGCATTCCCGAGCTCACCTAGGAGACTACGAGGATGAGATAGCCATCTCTGTCATGGCAGAAGTCTGCAGCGTTTATAACGATGGCGAGCGGCAGCAACCTGAAGCTTTACTTGCAGTTGGAGTGTTGGGATTGGGACGTGAGCCTTGTGCGGCATATGAGGGATGGGGAATTATCGATCGTGACGCTTATTCTCCTGATACGCCGAATCTTGATCGCCGACTGATCGTGAAGCGGGTGAGTCAGGAACACTGCATTGTGTCCTGGGGGCTTACCAAGGGACATGACGATGAAAATTCTCAACAACCCATACCCTTAGAGGTAGGCCAGACGGTTCGCATTTATCCGAATCATGCTTGTATTACCGGAGCCTTGTATGGTTGGTATTATGTAGTCGATTCATCAGAGGACGGGCACCGAGTTGTAGATGTTTGGGAAAGGGCAAACGGGTGGAAAATGCCAATTGCTATGTAG
- a CDS encoding fungal zn(2)-Cys(6) binuclear cluster domain-containing protein → MYEPAPPRPKKTNIYRSRTGCKVCRQRRKKCDERKPCSLCMKLGVSCEQIFPTFEFRSVVGPSRSRKAGVRQGTSPRQPGQPSDKRVAVTWAPPKHARFSSPRVEGGVDATFGHDILLNEDTTLETDLSLSYALDTDNGNRETLSGSRPLEELSHLGSADGMAIGLTPSCLLQQRTNDVFRFYMNAWEVHCVPALNLSFEFMAIRGHSSLITDAMATLAANRLSRKLPQRRLFNSSNSPWFSFRPDSGHECLSSELYGSALRKMLRWSSEEFDLYPMLALVVLVLFCYVESSMGNFKEFYTHSQGVENLLKKSANLVFPHGAGFLAAWVEVKMQNWWRRAYFGVPEFFQAYTDPLLDPRLQLILDTDSGRTATILWILCESHRLNTAARIACWARARQPDNGRTTRKSTTFTDHTASSLEHTMLFSEFVAPMEMYSEKLEMWRASFPDWIEVTGNPNCPKYLDLRSPENEAIYFPSHKLAMNMAYYVAARVMHGYGPLESFTSASIHNIDDIYEETEAWIFILLRIAAGISWEECISLNAYTIGFAGLLLSCALCSRRLETGLWIEEWLENRLEPGRFEEGNFPVFQILDAGEVWVIFEPANMVDVGLRKV, encoded by the exons ATGTACgaaccagctcctcctcgtcccaAAAAGACCAACATATATCGCTCTCGCACCGGTTGTAAAGTGTGCAGGCAGAGACGGAAAAAG TGCGATGAGCGGAAACCTTGCAGCCTATGTATGAAGCTCGGGGTATCCTGTGAGCAGATCTTCCCAACTTTCGAGTTTCGCAGCGTCGTAGGTCCGTCAAGGTCCCGCAAAGCTGGGGTGCGACAAGGCACTTCGCCGCGTCAGCCTGGTCAGCCATCAGACAAACGTGTTGCTGTAACATGGGCTCCGCCAAAGCATGCGCGATTCTCGTCCCCTAGAGTCGAGGGCGGTGTTGACGCAACTTTCGGCCATGACATTTTATTAAATGAAGACACGACCCTAGAGACGGACTTGAGCCTATCATATGCCCTAGATACTGACAATGGAAACCGAGAAACTCTCTCTGGCTCCCGCCCTTTGGAAGAATTGTCGCACTTGGGGAGCGCCGATGGGATGGCTATCGGCTTAACCCCATCCTGTCTGCTACAGCAAAGAACAAATGACGTCTTCAGATTCTACATGAATGCTTGGGAAGTTCATTGTGTGCCGGCTCTAAACTTGTCATTCGAATTTATGGCTATCCGTGGTCATTCGTCACTCATCACGGACGCCATGGCCACCCTTGCAGCCAATCGCTTGAGTCGGAAACTGCCGCAGAGGCGATTATTCAACTCTTCCAATTCACCATGGTTCTCCTTCCGACCAGATTCTGGTCATGAATGTCTAAGCAGTGAGTTGTACGGCTCAGCACTGCGTAAAATGCTGCGCTGGAGCTCTGAAGAGTTTGACTTGTATCCCATGTTGGCACTCGTCGTGTTGGTTCTCTTCTGCTATGTGGAATCCTCAATGGGTAACTTCAAAGAGTTTTACACACATTCCCAAGGTGTAGAAAACCTGTTGAAGAAATCCGCTAATCTTGTCTTTCCTCACGGTGCTGGCTTCCTTGCAGCTTGGGTGGAAGTCAAGATGCAGAATTGGTGGCGCAGGGCATATTTCGGCGTTCCTGAGTTCTTTCAGGCCTACACCGATCCGTTGCTCGATCCAAGACTGCAGCTCATTCTGGACACCGATAGCGGTCGTACTGCTACTATACTTTGGATTCTTTGCGAATCGCATCGTCTCAACACTGCCGCTCGCATTGCGTGctgggcaagggcaaggcagCCAGATAACGGTCGGACAACCAGAAAAAGCACAACCTTTACAGATCATACTGCTTCCTCGTTAGAGCATACCATGCTCTTCAGTGAGTTTGTGGCCCCGATGGAGATGTACTCCGAAAAGCTAGAGATGTGGCGCGCATCCTTCCCAGACTGGATCGAAGTCACAGGAAATCCGAATTGTCCGAAATACCTTGACCTACGAAGTCCTGAAAATGAGGCTATATATTTCCCGTCCCATAAGTTAGCCATGAACATGGCTTATTATGTGGCGGCCCGTGTTATGCACGGCTACGGGCCACTGGAAAGCTTTACAAGTGCATCAATCCATAATATTGACGATATTTATGAGGAAACAGAAGCTtggatcttcatcttgctgcgCATCGCTGCTGGGATCAGCTGGGAAGAGTGCATTTCCCTCAATGCTTATACCATCGGGTTCGCTGGACTGTTACTTTCGTGTGCTCTCTGCTCTCGACGTCTTGAAACTGGGCTTTGGATCGAAGAGTGGTTAGAAAATCGTCTAGAGCCGGGCAGGTTCGAAGAGGGAAACTTCCCTGTCTTTCAAATTCTAGATGCG GGGGAAGTTTGGGTCATATTCGAGCCAGCGAATATGGTCGATGTTGGTCTACGGAAGGTGTAG
- a CDS encoding calcineurin-like phosphoesterase domain-containing protein — MATKERIPACRIRTRCLIISDTHGMQLPVDIHTPVDVAIHCGDLTQHSRLDEFQSAIELIEKLNAPLKIVIAGNHDFSLDIPVFKQKILEANRLSLEPLDNVTIRKEYGDYGTARQMLQESRKKGIIFVDEGSHRFSLQNGALLSIYASPYTPSTASSSGWGFQYSGIHNFEIENGIDIVVTHAQPRIHCFGHAHDGWGAKMVAWRPQISDMPSHFTDIDNDKSYVIENMISLNGSKFESAEEMKAREDRMNGCKERGYCEQEWTDYNTLGMTLFVNAAVSGNNGSNQLPWVVDIELPLNS; from the exons ATGGCTACTAAGGAGCGCATACCCGCTTGCCGCATCCGGACAAGGTGTCTCATCATTTCAGACACGCATGGAATGCAGCTGCCAGTCGACATACACACGCCTGTCGACGTAGCTATTCACTGCGGCGATCTGACGCAACATTCAAGATTGGACGAATTTCAATCCGCCATCGAGCTTATTGAGAAATTAAATGCCCCTCTAAAGATTGTTATTGCTGGGAATCACGATTTCTCGCTAGACATACCTGTTTTTAAACAAAAGATCTTGGAAGCAAACAGACTTTCACTGGAACCTCTGGATAACGTGACCATAAGAAAGGAATATGGCGACTACGGCACAGCCCGACAGATGCTGCAGGAGTctagaaaaaaaggtatcATCTTCGTTGACGAAGGTTCGCATCGGTTTTCCCTTCAAAATGGTGCTCTTTTGAGTATCTATGCAAGCCCATATACgccatcaacagcatcatcctcCGGCTGGGGCTTTCAATACAGCGGCATCCACAATTTTGAAATCGAAAACGGGATCGACATTGTTGTTACCCATG CTCAACCACGAATTCACTGCTTCGGACATGCTCATGATGGATGGGGCGCAAAGATGGTAGCTTGGAGACCTCAAATATCCGACATGCCGTCCCACTTCACCGATATAGACAACGATAAGTCCTATGTCATCGAGAATATGATCAGCCTAAATGGATCCAAATTCGAATCAGCggaagagatgaaggcaAGAGAAGATAGGATGAACGGCTGTAAAGAGCGCGGATACTGTGAACAAGAATGGACTGACTATAACACGCTCGGAATGACCTTGTTTGTCAATGCTGCTGTGTCTGGCAATAATGGCTCAAATCAATTACCGTGGGTTGTGGATATTGAATTGCCACTCAATAGTTGA
- a CDS encoding endoribonuclease l-PSP domain-containing protein gives MSFQKVGVFTDEAPTLRPGVYTPAIVANGFVFTSGVLGADPITKEIVQGTVIDRFHQIMKNLEAILQQANSSLEGVVEVTVFLTNILDADELSVPYKTYWGDLKPARTCVAVKELPYGSDIEIKCVAVVKDG, from the exons ATGTCTTTCCAAAAAGTCGGAGTATTTACTGACGAGGCGCCCACGCTTCGCCCAGGCGTTTACACCCCAGCCATCGTCGCCAATGGCTTCGTATTCACATCCGGCGTATTGGGTGCCGATCCCATTACAAAGGAAATTGTTCAAGGCACGGTTATTGATCGATTT CACCAGATCATGAAGAATCTTGAGGCTATTCTTCAGCAGGCTAATTCTAGCCTGGAGGGCGTAGTGGAGGTCACGGTATTTTTGACCAATATCCTCGACGCGGATGAGTTGTCTGTCCCCTACAAAACATACTGGGGAGACCTCAAGCCTGCACGCAC CTGTGTTGCCGTGAAGGAACTGCCCTATGGCTCGGATATTGAGATCAAGTGCGTTGCTGTAGTTAAGGATGGCTGA